From a single Kitasatospora azatica KCTC 9699 genomic region:
- a CDS encoding 3-isopropylmalate dehydrogenase: protein MSRTLRLAVIPGDGIGQEVVAEGLKVLTAALPADVKLETTEYDLGARRYHATGETLPDSVLEELKVQDAILLGAIGDPSVPSGVLERGLLLKLRFAFDHHINLRPGKLFPGVQSPLAGNPDIDFVVVREGTEGPYVGNGGSLRTGTEHEVATEVSLNTAFGIERVVRDAYRRAAARPRKKLTLVHKNNVLVHAGHLWTRIFQQVGQEFPEVTTDYLHVDAATIFFVTQPERFDVIVTDNLFGDIITDLAAAVTGGIGLAASGNINPSGAFPSMFEPVHGSAPDIAGQGKADPTATVLSVAMLLDHLGFTAEAATVEAAVAADLTERTGTRSTSQVGDALAARVSG from the coding sequence ATGTCTCGCACCCTTCGTCTCGCAGTGATCCCCGGTGACGGTATCGGCCAGGAAGTGGTGGCCGAGGGTCTCAAGGTGCTCACCGCCGCGCTCCCGGCCGACGTCAAGCTCGAGACCACCGAGTACGACCTCGGTGCGCGCCGCTACCACGCGACCGGTGAGACCCTCCCGGACAGCGTGCTCGAGGAGCTGAAGGTCCAGGACGCGATCCTGCTCGGCGCGATCGGTGACCCGTCCGTCCCCTCCGGGGTGCTGGAGCGCGGGCTGCTGCTCAAGCTGCGGTTCGCCTTCGACCACCACATCAACCTGCGCCCGGGCAAGCTCTTCCCCGGCGTGCAGTCCCCGCTGGCGGGCAACCCGGACATCGACTTCGTCGTGGTCCGCGAGGGCACCGAGGGCCCGTACGTCGGCAACGGCGGCTCGCTGCGCACCGGCACCGAGCACGAGGTGGCCACCGAGGTCAGCCTCAACACCGCCTTCGGCATCGAGCGCGTGGTCCGCGACGCCTACCGCCGGGCGGCCGCCCGCCCGCGCAAGAAGCTGACCCTGGTCCACAAGAACAACGTGCTGGTGCACGCCGGCCACCTGTGGACCCGGATCTTCCAGCAGGTCGGCCAGGAGTTCCCCGAGGTCACCACCGACTACCTGCACGTGGACGCGGCGACGATCTTCTTCGTCACCCAGCCCGAGCGGTTCGACGTGATCGTCACCGACAACCTGTTCGGCGACATCATCACCGACCTGGCCGCCGCGGTCACCGGTGGCATCGGCCTGGCTGCCAGCGGCAACATCAACCCGTCCGGCGCCTTCCCCTCGATGTTCGAGCCGGTGCACGGCTCGGCCCCGGACATCGCGGGCCAGGGCAAGGCCGACCCGACCGCCACCGTGCTGTCGGTCGCCATGCTCCTCGACCACCTGGGCTTCACGGCCGAGGCGGCCACGGTGGAGGCGGCGGTCGCCGCCGACCTGACCGAACGCACCGGTACTCGCAGCACCTCGCAGGTCGGCGACGCGCTCGCCGCCCGAGTATCCGGCTGA
- a CDS encoding Uma2 family endonuclease, whose translation MSVEPFPDWLVPPTGGWTAEDLDRLPELPPHTELIDGSLVFVSPQTIFHAWVIRKLLNGLLSAVPSGLEVWSEFSVVLGRSNRPEPDLVVTRAEARTSLRQTSFRAEDVLLAVEVMSPDSVSRDREVKPRKYAEAGIRHYWRVENDDDHAVVYTYELDPASGLYGKAGIHHDGVKLDRPFLIDIPLALR comes from the coding sequence ATGAGCGTCGAACCGTTCCCGGACTGGCTGGTTCCCCCTACCGGGGGTTGGACGGCCGAGGACTTGGACCGGCTCCCCGAACTGCCTCCGCACACCGAGCTGATCGACGGGAGCTTGGTCTTCGTGAGTCCTCAGACGATCTTTCACGCCTGGGTGATCCGGAAGCTGTTGAACGGTCTGTTGTCCGCAGTGCCGTCCGGTCTTGAGGTCTGGTCGGAGTTCAGCGTTGTTCTCGGACGCAGCAACCGCCCTGAGCCGGACCTGGTCGTGACAAGGGCAGAGGCACGGACGAGCCTGCGCCAGACCTCCTTCCGCGCCGAGGACGTGCTGCTCGCCGTGGAGGTGATGTCTCCTGACTCGGTCTCCCGAGACCGGGAAGTCAAGCCTCGGAAGTACGCGGAGGCTGGCATCCGCCACTACTGGCGGGTCGAGAACGACGACGACCACGCTGTCGTCTACACCTACGAACTCGACCCGGCATCCGGCCTTTACGGAAAGGCCGGAATCCATCACGACGGTGTCAAGCTCGATCGGCCGTTCCTGATCGACATCCCTTTGGCCCTCCGCTGA
- a CDS encoding YfhO family protein has translation MRELKAAAGAAGMAVGGYCLALAAHGSYPFGGRPRAGAQLAEQIVPLHTHLWDLLRGDGGGDLLVNWNSGYGVPFLPDLVTDLLNPFSWLVALFPRDQVALGVFFATLLSLGLGTALMTVFLGRLHIGSAWARALLAVGYGLCAWVLAAGVGRPAWMWGLVSLPLLCLAFDRCLRHTGWPLGTLAVAVAWLGDFYTAATASLGAALVLVLRLAVSRRPVRERLRSLGRALGMAAVGIGFAAPVLWLTYKAGRAAQPASALHPSTPGLTDYLAQLLPGGLSARALPNVFVGVLGLLLVASLPFNRRVRLRERVAWTVALLLVAVSFVWRPTILLWHVSTAPEGDPYRSTFVLSGLLTMAAWVCLAHRPRLFALGGGVALLAVLAATTHGRGSTRPITWVLLGVGVPLVVLTVRALGRGARERRVALVVLACGVFAGSTWAAYSVLALRERRQPAAVAPDSPQLRAARALVQGADHWPDGRSDPGPHLFTGNDPMLLGGQGGGYRSDYLPSATAQTLHTLGAGWLLQGRQTLSFTDPVGQALFGVTSSLDPDLTVRRSAAPPLVSLPGAGSRDSSSVWARQQAVLGATVYEIPALVPGGGPAPTDHGSSGWSIPTTPDGSDGTELTAHCTPGRAGYLYAPYLAGAVSWPGGSLAADGQQSTVALPITALGPVPADGVLRVTVRAALATQVPAHPFGCLDQAALDAAVRALRASGATAVRAGGHAISATLPPGSTGTAVLAVPAVPGWRCGVDGRAPAAPQSVQGLIAVPLGAGAARVDCDFRQPGLAEGLRVAAGATAAWVLVTGWSWWRGPGRRPGRRTVTARAGSGVPHGDRPGSGGG, from the coding sequence ATGCGAGAGCTGAAGGCCGCCGCAGGGGCTGCGGGGATGGCGGTGGGGGGCTACTGCCTGGCGCTGGCGGCGCACGGGAGCTACCCGTTCGGGGGACGGCCCAGGGCCGGTGCGCAGTTGGCGGAGCAGATCGTGCCGCTGCACACGCACCTGTGGGACCTGCTGCGCGGGGACGGCGGCGGGGACCTGCTGGTCAACTGGAACAGCGGGTACGGGGTGCCCTTCCTGCCGGACCTGGTGACCGATCTGCTCAATCCCTTCTCCTGGCTGGTGGCGCTCTTCCCCCGGGATCAGGTGGCGCTCGGGGTCTTCTTCGCGACCCTGCTCAGCCTGGGGCTGGGGACCGCCCTGATGACCGTCTTCCTGGGGCGGCTGCACATCGGCTCGGCCTGGGCGCGGGCGCTGCTGGCGGTGGGGTACGGGCTCTGCGCCTGGGTGCTGGCGGCGGGGGTCGGGCGGCCGGCCTGGATGTGGGGGCTGGTCTCGCTGCCGCTGCTCTGCCTGGCCTTCGACCGCTGCCTGCGGCACACCGGCTGGCCGCTCGGCACCCTGGCGGTGGCGGTGGCCTGGCTGGGCGACTTCTACACGGCCGCCACCGCCTCCCTGGGCGCCGCGCTGGTGCTGGTGCTGCGGCTGGCGGTCTCCCGGCGGCCGGTGCGGGAGCGGCTGCGCTCGCTGGGACGGGCGCTCGGCATGGCAGCGGTCGGGATCGGCTTCGCCGCACCCGTGCTCTGGCTCACCTACAAGGCCGGGCGGGCGGCCCAGCCGGCCTCGGCCCTGCATCCGAGCACCCCGGGGCTGACCGACTACCTGGCCCAGCTGCTGCCCGGCGGGCTGTCGGCGCGGGCGCTGCCGAACGTATTCGTCGGGGTGCTCGGGCTGCTGCTGGTGGCCTCGCTGCCGTTCAACCGGCGGGTGCGGCTGCGCGAGCGGGTGGCCTGGACGGTGGCGCTGCTGCTGGTCGCGGTCTCCTTCGTGTGGCGGCCGACCATCCTGCTCTGGCACGTCTCCACCGCACCCGAGGGCGACCCGTACCGGTCGACCTTCGTGCTGAGCGGCCTGCTGACCATGGCCGCCTGGGTCTGTCTGGCGCACCGGCCGCGGCTGTTCGCGCTGGGCGGCGGGGTGGCGCTGCTGGCCGTGCTCGCGGCCACCACCCATGGGCGCGGCTCGACCCGGCCGATCACCTGGGTGCTGCTGGGGGTCGGGGTGCCGCTGGTGGTGCTGACCGTCCGGGCGCTGGGGCGTGGGGCTCGCGAGCGGCGGGTGGCCTTGGTGGTGCTGGCCTGTGGGGTGTTCGCGGGGTCGACTTGGGCGGCGTACTCGGTGCTGGCGCTGCGCGAGCGACGGCAGCCGGCCGCCGTCGCGCCCGACTCGCCGCAGCTGCGGGCGGCCCGGGCCCTGGTGCAGGGCGCCGACCACTGGCCGGACGGGCGCAGCGACCCCGGCCCGCACCTGTTCACCGGCAATGACCCGATGCTGCTGGGCGGGCAGGGCGGCGGCTACCGCAGCGACTACCTGCCCTCGGCCACCGCGCAGACCCTGCACACGCTCGGCGCGGGCTGGCTGCTGCAGGGCCGGCAGACGCTGAGCTTCACCGACCCGGTCGGGCAGGCCCTGTTCGGCGTCACCAGCTCGCTCGACCCCGACCTGACGGTGCGTCGATCGGCCGCGCCGCCGCTGGTGAGCCTGCCCGGGGCGGGCAGCCGGGACAGCTCCTCGGTCTGGGCGCGGCAGCAGGCGGTGCTGGGCGCGACGGTCTACGAGATCCCGGCGCTGGTGCCCGGCGGCGGCCCGGCGCCCACCGACCACGGCAGCAGCGGCTGGTCGATCCCGACCACCCCGGACGGCTCCGACGGGACCGAGCTGACCGCGCACTGCACGCCCGGCCGGGCCGGCTACCTGTACGCGCCCTACCTGGCGGGGGCGGTGAGCTGGCCGGGCGGGTCGCTGGCGGCCGACGGGCAGCAGAGCACGGTCGCGCTGCCGATCACCGCGCTGGGCCCGGTGCCGGCCGACGGGGTGCTGCGGGTGACGGTCCGGGCCGCCCTGGCCACCCAGGTGCCGGCGCATCCCTTCGGCTGCCTGGACCAGGCGGCGCTGGACGCGGCGGTGCGCGCCCTGCGGGCGTCCGGGGCGACGGCGGTGCGAGCGGGCGGGCACGCGATCAGCGCCACGCTGCCGCCGGGGAGCACCGGGACGGCGGTGCTGGCGGTACCCGCCGTGCCGGGTTGGCGGTGCGGGGTGGACGGCCGGGCACCGGCCGCCCCGCAGTCGGTGCAGGGCCTGATCGCGGTGCCGCTCGGCGCCGGTGCCGCCCGGGTGGACTGCGACTTCCGCCAGCCGGGGCTGGCGGAAGGGCTGCGGGTCGCGGCGGGGGCGACGGCGGCCTGGGTGCTGGTGACGGGCTGGTCCTGGTGGCGCGGCCCCGGGCGGCGCCCAGGGCGACGGACCGTCACTGCGCGGGCAGGGTCAGGAGTTCCGCACGGCGACCGTCCGGGTTCAGGTGGTGGATGA